A window of Pusillimonas sp. T7-7 contains these coding sequences:
- a CDS encoding tripartite tricarboxylate transporter substrate binding protein, protein MNLQKIETSLRRAWLRPLGALALAPLLCLATPAQADEYPSKAVRMVVPFGPGTTTDTITRLVADRMSQELGQSIVIENKAGAGGTIGTAQVARSAPDGYTIIMGTVGTHAINKELYSERGYDPESDFEPIAFVGQTPTFLVVSGDSPYHSVKDLGKAAANPPGISFSSAGSGTSGHLAGELLKDRLGVEMLHVPYKEGSMAMQDVMSGQVQFMFYHPAAVLPHVKGGKLRAIGVSSERRSVAAPEVKSIAEQTGSDFNLVAWFMMYAPAGTSEPVMAKLKKAAEVALADPELAAKLTMQGVEPGDESTQDLAKFEAVEIEKWADLVRKSGAKVN, encoded by the coding sequence ATGAACTTACAAAAAATAGAGACATCACTCCGTCGCGCTTGGCTGCGCCCCTTGGGCGCATTGGCCCTTGCACCCTTGTTATGCCTGGCTACACCTGCTCAGGCAGACGAATACCCTAGCAAAGCGGTACGCATGGTGGTGCCGTTTGGTCCGGGAACCACCACCGATACCATCACACGATTGGTCGCAGACAGAATGTCTCAAGAACTGGGGCAGTCCATCGTCATCGAGAACAAGGCCGGTGCGGGTGGAACCATAGGCACCGCCCAAGTTGCCCGTAGTGCGCCCGATGGTTACACCATCATCATGGGCACCGTTGGAACGCACGCGATCAATAAAGAGCTGTACTCAGAGCGCGGTTATGACCCCGAAAGTGATTTCGAACCCATCGCATTCGTTGGTCAGACGCCGACTTTCTTAGTGGTCAGTGGAGATTCACCGTATCACTCAGTCAAGGATCTGGGTAAAGCAGCTGCAAATCCGCCGGGAATTTCGTTCTCATCCGCAGGGAGCGGTACATCAGGTCATCTTGCGGGCGAGTTGCTTAAAGATCGTTTGGGCGTGGAGATGCTGCACGTACCCTACAAGGAAGGAAGCATGGCTATGCAAGACGTGATGTCCGGCCAAGTGCAATTCATGTTTTATCATCCCGCTGCGGTATTGCCGCACGTCAAGGGGGGAAAGCTGCGTGCTATCGGTGTATCGAGCGAACGGCGGAGTGTTGCGGCACCGGAAGTGAAAAGTATCGCAGAGCAGACCGGCAGCGATTTCAATCTGGTGGCGTGGTTCATGATGTATGCGCCGGCTGGAACGTCAGAACCTGTGATGGCGAAGCTGAAGAAGGCCGCTGAGGTCGCGTTGGCAGATCCTGAACTTGCGGCAAAGCTGACAATGCAGGGTGTTGAGCCTGGCGACGAATCCACCCAGGACCTGGCCAAATTTGAAGCGGTTGAGATCGAAAAGTGGGCTGATCTGGTCAGAAAGTCTGGAGCAAAGGTCAACTGA
- a CDS encoding LysR substrate-binding domain-containing protein, producing the protein MELRHLRYFIALAGSLNFTRAAERVHVTQSTLSHQIGQLEQEVGQRLFDRSGKRVVLTEAGESFLAYATRALAVIDQGLSELKQAVAPITGVVRIGTTPTFNLGFLPDCIALFLKQNPTVKVVIEELNGDAITNGLKLQQLDVCIAYRPEPQEEIRFEPLFNEELALIVAQTHPLAKRKRLRVAELHRESLVLLQRNFLTRRLLDECFNAADAQPNVIAEMNTIPAMLGLIVREDVGMIAAPSAVTEHKAPLCIIPLEGPTPIRTHGLLLMDQYEQTRASAALITLIRKQTKAKASQLGARLA; encoded by the coding sequence ATGGAACTTAGACACTTACGGTATTTCATCGCTCTGGCGGGCTCACTGAACTTTACGCGCGCCGCTGAACGTGTTCATGTCACCCAATCCACACTGTCACATCAGATCGGGCAGCTGGAACAAGAGGTCGGACAACGTCTGTTCGACCGCAGCGGCAAGCGCGTCGTACTGACTGAGGCCGGCGAGTCCTTCCTGGCCTATGCCACTCGAGCCCTGGCGGTCATAGATCAAGGCCTTAGTGAACTAAAGCAAGCCGTCGCTCCCATAACGGGAGTCGTGCGCATAGGCACCACCCCAACATTTAATTTGGGTTTCTTGCCCGACTGCATCGCGCTGTTTCTTAAGCAGAACCCCACCGTTAAAGTTGTGATCGAAGAGTTGAACGGTGACGCCATTACCAATGGACTCAAACTGCAGCAATTGGATGTGTGTATTGCGTATCGCCCCGAACCACAGGAAGAAATACGCTTCGAGCCACTCTTCAATGAAGAACTTGCTTTGATCGTTGCCCAAACACACCCGCTTGCCAAGCGCAAGCGTCTGCGCGTTGCTGAACTCCATCGCGAATCGCTGGTCTTGCTGCAACGCAATTTTTTAACACGCCGCTTGCTGGATGAATGTTTCAATGCCGCAGATGCACAACCGAATGTGATCGCCGAGATGAACACCATTCCCGCAATGCTGGGGCTAATCGTTCGTGAGGACGTAGGCATGATCGCAGCGCCCAGTGCCGTCACGGAACACAAGGCGCCCCTATGTATTATCCCGCTTGAGGGGCCCACCCCAATTCGCACGCACGGATTATTGCTCATGGACCAGTATGAGCAAACACGGGCGAGTGCGGCCTTGATCACCTTGATACGCAAGCAGACCAAGGCCAAGGCCAGTCAGCTTGGCGCTCGACTTGCGTAA
- the dtd gene encoding D-aminoacyl-tRNA deacylase: MKTVIQRVSQASVCIDGHIAGRINQGLLVLICAEATDTETTSDRLLNKLLKLRIFSDEAGKMNRSVQDVEGGLLIVSQFTLAADVWSGNRPGFSSAADPKTGEKLYDYFVDTARKLHPIVETGSFGANMQVSLVNDGPVTIPIQL; the protein is encoded by the coding sequence ATGAAAACAGTCATCCAACGAGTCAGCCAAGCCAGCGTCTGTATTGACGGCCACATCGCAGGCCGTATCAACCAGGGGCTGCTGGTGTTGATTTGCGCCGAAGCGACAGATACCGAAACCACCTCAGATCGCTTGCTGAACAAGCTGCTTAAATTACGTATTTTCAGTGATGAGGCTGGCAAGATGAATCGCAGCGTCCAAGACGTTGAAGGCGGGCTATTGATTGTCAGCCAGTTCACGCTGGCCGCCGACGTATGGAGCGGTAACCGGCCAGGCTTCAGCAGTGCCGCCGATCCGAAAACAGGTGAAAAACTGTACGATTACTTTGTGGATACGGCACGGAAATTACACCCCATTGTAGAAACAGGTTCCTTTGGCGCCAACATGCAGGTCAGTCTGGTCAATGACGGCCCTGTCACTATTCCAATACAGCTTTAG
- a CDS encoding GFA family protein, which translates to MQLEGSCHCGAVQFTVQSSTPYPYQRCYCSICRKTQGGGGYAINLGADARTMKLTGAEHISIYRARLPSDDGKQHESSAERHFCSRCGSALWLFSPEWPDLIHPFASAIDVDLPVPPEHTHLFLDSKASWVEVEAGSSDKLFKGYPEESIAQWHERLQGSRI; encoded by the coding sequence ATGCAACTGGAAGGATCTTGCCACTGTGGCGCGGTACAGTTCACGGTCCAGAGCAGTACCCCTTATCCGTATCAGCGCTGCTATTGCTCGATTTGCCGCAAGACGCAGGGCGGTGGAGGATATGCCATCAATCTTGGCGCCGACGCGCGCACGATGAAGCTGACGGGCGCCGAGCACATTTCCATATATCGCGCGCGACTTCCGTCGGATGACGGCAAGCAACACGAAAGTAGTGCCGAACGGCACTTCTGCAGTCGCTGCGGCAGTGCGCTATGGCTGTTCAGCCCGGAATGGCCGGATCTCATCCACCCCTTTGCCTCGGCCATAGACGTTGATCTGCCAGTACCGCCGGAGCACACTCATCTGTTTCTGGACTCCAAGGCGTCTTGGGTCGAGGTTGAGGCAGGCTCTTCGGACAAGCTCTTCAAGGGCTATCCGGAAGAATCGATCGCCCAATGGCACGAACGACTGCAAGGCTCCCGGATATGA
- the bla gene encoding class A beta-lactamase, giving the protein MNRRYLLQTLLYGTAALLLRPAASFAQTTAGTATLLAALERNHGGRLGVAILDTATGMRSAYRGDERFLICSTFKLLLVAAVLKRVDNNKERLGRRISFDKSEILAWAPVTSLNVGSPGMSIQELCEATMIMSDNTAANLLLKTLGGPAAITTYARGLGDTKTRLDHIEPLNGNQQGDEDTTTPWSMLQNMQKILLGNALSEESKTRLVNWFSMNQTGSQALKAGLPPDWLIGDKTGAASNANNDIALITPPGRQPILVTAYYINDTKNSRARKEVLAKVGSKIPVLIR; this is encoded by the coding sequence ATGAATCGCCGATATTTGTTGCAAACCTTACTGTATGGTACTGCCGCTCTTTTGCTGCGCCCGGCGGCGTCCTTTGCTCAGACAACAGCAGGCACAGCTACCCTGCTTGCCGCGCTCGAACGCAATCATGGCGGCAGACTCGGCGTAGCCATTCTTGACACGGCGACGGGGATGCGTTCCGCATATCGCGGCGACGAACGATTCTTGATCTGCAGCACATTCAAGTTGCTATTGGTCGCCGCAGTTTTGAAGCGTGTGGATAACAACAAGGAACGACTTGGTAGACGAATCAGCTTTGATAAATCGGAAATTCTTGCTTGGGCGCCCGTCACCAGTCTTAATGTGGGATCGCCCGGCATGAGTATTCAAGAACTCTGCGAAGCCACGATGATCATGAGCGACAACACCGCCGCCAATCTGTTATTGAAAACACTCGGCGGGCCAGCTGCCATTACCACGTACGCTCGAGGCCTGGGTGATACTAAAACACGACTTGACCATATCGAGCCGCTCAACGGCAATCAACAGGGTGATGAAGATACCACCACCCCTTGGTCAATGCTGCAAAATATGCAGAAAATCCTGCTCGGAAATGCACTCTCCGAAGAGTCTAAAACGCGACTTGTCAACTGGTTTTCGATGAATCAGACCGGTTCCCAGGCCTTGAAAGCAGGGCTGCCGCCAGACTGGCTCATCGGCGACAAAACGGGGGCGGCAAGCAATGCCAATAATGATATTGCGCTTATCACACCACCAGGGCGACAACCCATATTGGTGACCGCGTATTACATCAATGACACAAAAAACAGTAGAGCACGCAAAGAGGTGTTGGCCAAGGTAGGCAGCAAAATTCCGGTCTTGATCAGATAA
- a CDS encoding YchJ family protein: MKQAIKSSTLTPCPCGNNASYQACCGRWHHGELRLKAPDAATLMRSRYTAFVLDELDYLLETWHASTRPASLEGNAPGVKWLGLQLRSHVQQDADHATVEFVARSRHQGRAARLHEISRFVCENGQWFYVDGDFVQKAS, translated from the coding sequence ATGAAGCAAGCCATCAAATCCTCGACACTCACGCCCTGCCCATGCGGAAACAACGCGAGCTATCAGGCATGCTGTGGGCGCTGGCATCATGGCGAGCTGCGGCTTAAGGCCCCAGACGCGGCAACCTTGATGCGATCCCGGTATACGGCCTTCGTGCTGGACGAGCTGGATTATCTGCTGGAAACCTGGCACGCCAGCACACGACCTGCAAGCCTCGAGGGCAACGCACCAGGGGTAAAGTGGCTGGGTCTACAGCTGCGCAGCCATGTCCAGCAGGACGCCGACCATGCAACAGTCGAGTTTGTCGCGCGGTCTCGCCACCAAGGGCGAGCCGCCCGGCTACATGAGATCAGCCGTTTTGTTTGTGAGAACGGGCAATGGTTCTATGTCGATGGCGACTTCGTTCAAAAGGCGTCATAG
- a CDS encoding chitobiase/beta-hexosaminidase C-terminal domain-containing protein, with product MNRKLTTLAGLFLCAGLAACSTTEENIKTLSQQTVEYNCGQGSTQPLSVLYTFQGDEPLAAKVIYNNQAIDLTRATTSNADMVGNTFRGNGYTWTTDKFTRDNVGTVNGKMLTQDPSQAASSQASTVSNVLVKDCRVAGAS from the coding sequence ATGAACCGTAAACTTACAACACTGGCCGGCTTGTTTCTATGTGCAGGACTGGCGGCATGTTCGACGACAGAGGAAAACATCAAGACACTGTCGCAGCAAACGGTTGAATACAACTGTGGCCAAGGTAGCACCCAGCCGCTAAGCGTTCTGTATACCTTCCAAGGTGACGAGCCGCTGGCCGCCAAGGTCATCTATAACAATCAGGCTATAGACCTTACTCGTGCAACCACCAGCAACGCCGATATGGTGGGTAACACATTCCGCGGCAATGGCTACACATGGACCACCGATAAATTCACGCGTGACAATGTGGGTACGGTGAACGGCAAAATGCTGACACAAGATCCGTCTCAGGCGGCAAGCAGCCAAGCGTCTACTGTCAGCAACGTCCTCGTCAAGGATTGCAGAGTCGCCGGCGCTTCGTAA
- a CDS encoding DUF4142 domain-containing protein yields MKFIAALTLTLSLLCPNVGSAQARLNEHDVQFLEQAAQTSMLEIQAGQLALQSTTDDGVKQYAQLILIEQEKIAGDLQGLASTHEVKLPTELDGKSLAILTELQQVQGAEFDRRYIDEVAVGAHEEAVRRFKTISDETQNQDISAFAKQSLPMLQQHLDRAHAIR; encoded by the coding sequence GTGAAATTCATTGCAGCACTTACCTTAACGTTGTCCCTGCTCTGCCCTAATGTGGGCAGCGCCCAAGCACGTTTAAATGAACATGATGTTCAGTTCCTGGAACAAGCGGCCCAAACAAGCATGCTGGAAATTCAGGCTGGTCAGCTGGCATTGCAAAGCACCACCGACGATGGCGTGAAGCAGTATGCACAACTGATACTTATAGAGCAGGAAAAGATTGCCGGAGATCTTCAAGGCCTGGCCAGCACACACGAGGTCAAGCTGCCCACTGAACTGGATGGAAAATCGCTTGCCATATTGACCGAGCTTCAACAGGTGCAAGGCGCTGAGTTCGACCGGCGATATATTGATGAAGTAGCCGTCGGCGCGCATGAAGAAGCCGTCAGGCGCTTCAAGACAATATCAGACGAAACACAGAACCAAGACATTAGTGCATTTGCCAAACAGTCATTGCCCATGTTGCAGCAGCATCTGGATCGTGCGCACGCAATTAGGTAG
- a CDS encoding sensor histidine kinase, translating into MTVPPISRELGYGGSSAGFWRAQIAGWSILFVLGFCIRLAVFGNAEASFWLTLAIEPLAFALTSAAAVLHGRHAPKGVSLVIMLACAVLLCLAASVLLASIGYVVYNLFQLGELSIARGHQFRLGVIYYMGILSIWTLIYFGVSAELSARNERIFKMNAETRAAQLELEHLQTQIEPHFLFNALNALVAEISDRPHVAEEMTRRLADYLRYSLGKRGDGMCRLDEEIEAAEAYMRIQELRFDKRLEYQSQVDPSALGVLIPHMTLQGLVENAIKHGGWAEHEHFLINIRVRSQGDVLVIEVDNPGQLHAPQALARSGKGLSNLCRRLDLHYPDRNEFSLNHQAGRIVARITLRGEPVSLGALAAT; encoded by the coding sequence ATGACTGTCCCGCCTATAAGCCGAGAATTGGGCTACGGAGGATCATCTGCTGGTTTTTGGCGCGCCCAGATTGCAGGATGGTCCATCCTCTTTGTGCTTGGTTTCTGTATCCGTCTGGCTGTCTTTGGCAATGCCGAGGCTTCGTTCTGGCTTACGCTGGCAATTGAGCCCTTGGCGTTTGCGCTGACCAGTGCTGCGGCGGTATTGCATGGGCGGCATGCGCCCAAGGGGGTGTCGCTTGTCATCATGCTTGCCTGTGCCGTGCTGCTGTGTCTGGCTGCTTCGGTCTTGCTCGCTTCCATTGGCTATGTCGTCTATAACCTGTTTCAGTTGGGGGAGCTCAGTATCGCGCGTGGACACCAGTTTCGGCTGGGTGTCATTTATTACATGGGCATTCTGTCCATTTGGACACTGATTTATTTCGGTGTGAGCGCCGAATTGTCGGCACGCAATGAGCGCATTTTCAAGATGAATGCCGAGACCCGCGCAGCACAGCTGGAGCTCGAGCACCTTCAAACACAGATAGAGCCGCACTTTCTTTTTAATGCGCTCAATGCTCTCGTGGCCGAGATATCCGACCGGCCTCATGTTGCCGAGGAAATGACACGCCGTCTGGCGGATTATCTGCGCTACTCTCTGGGCAAGCGCGGAGATGGCATGTGCCGTCTGGATGAAGAGATTGAAGCCGCCGAGGCTTACATGCGCATACAAGAACTGCGCTTCGACAAGCGGCTGGAATACCAAAGCCAGGTGGATCCATCCGCGCTGGGTGTACTCATTCCCCACATGACGCTGCAGGGCCTGGTGGAAAACGCGATCAAGCATGGCGGGTGGGCTGAGCATGAGCACTTTCTGATCAATATCCGTGTACGCAGCCAGGGCGACGTGCTGGTCATCGAGGTTGATAACCCGGGTCAATTGCATGCGCCCCAGGCCTTAGCTCGAAGCGGCAAAGGCCTGAGCAATCTATGCCGCCGCCTGGACCTGCATTATCCCGACAGAAATGAATTTTCTTTGAATCATCAGGCAGGCAGAATCGTGGCCCGAATCACCTTGCGGGGCGAGCCGGTTTCTTTGGGGGCGCTGGCTGCTACCTAA
- a CDS encoding LytTR family DNA-binding domain-containing protein — protein sequence MLRVVIVDDEAPARRYMRRLLEAAPDVLIEGEAATIEQARELIHAHQPDAIFLDIVLTQGTGFELLEGLDHTPGVVFVTAHTDYAAQAFDINAVDYLLKPVSPDRLAQTLSRLRPRATGYLATRTKSGTRLLKVRDLTIIQAEGDYVRLNSATYANELIHITLKRLAAQLPSPPFCPVSRSIIINLDHIAHLAHRSGAQTEVSFVNNVMPVVLGRTATLRLRRAMA from the coding sequence ATGCTACGGGTAGTGATTGTCGACGATGAAGCCCCGGCACGGCGCTATATGCGCCGGCTGCTTGAAGCCGCGCCAGATGTTCTGATCGAGGGCGAGGCCGCCACAATCGAACAAGCCCGCGAACTGATCCATGCCCATCAACCAGATGCCATTTTTCTGGATATCGTGTTGACGCAAGGTACGGGATTCGAGCTTCTGGAAGGGCTGGATCACACACCCGGCGTCGTCTTCGTTACCGCACATACTGATTATGCAGCACAAGCGTTCGACATCAACGCTGTCGACTACTTGCTTAAACCCGTCAGTCCAGACCGCCTTGCCCAGACGCTGAGCCGGCTAAGGCCCCGCGCCACCGGCTACCTGGCTACCCGTACCAAGTCGGGCACACGACTGCTCAAAGTAAGGGACTTGACGATCATACAAGCCGAAGGGGATTACGTTCGCCTGAACAGTGCCACCTATGCCAACGAGCTGATACACATTACCTTGAAGCGCCTGGCGGCACAGCTGCCCTCGCCTCCGTTCTGCCCAGTATCCCGCTCCATCATCATCAACCTCGACCACATTGCCCATTTGGCGCATCGATCAGGAGCGCAGACCGAAGTCAGCTTCGTCAATAACGTCATGCCGGTCGTATTGGGACGCACCGCAACACTGCGGTTGCGGCGCGCCATGGCCTAG